The following DNA comes from Pirellulales bacterium.
AGGCCCAGTGGCGCTCGGCCGTGGCGATCGAGACGCCGAGCGTCTCGGCGCATTCCGGCATGGTAAGGCCCGCGAAGTAGCGGAGCTTTACCAGTTCTGCCTTGGCTGGCCATTTCGCCGCCAGCCGGTCGAGCGCCTCGTCCAAGATCAGCAGGTCGGCGGCGGCCTCGCGGCCGGCGACCGAAACGGCCAGGTCCAGGTCGACGCGCGTATGCCCACCACCGTGCTTGTGTGCCTGGTGGCGGCGAGCCCGGTCGACCAGGATGCGTCGCATCGCCTCGGCGGCGGCGGCGAAGAAATGGTTCCGCCCCTGCCATTGCCGCGGGTCGGCGCCCGAGGCCAGGCGGAGATAGGCCTCGTGAACCAGACCGGTGGCGTCGAGCGTTTGACCGGGCTTTTCGCGGGCCAGCTTGCTGGCGGCGAGCTGCCGCAGTTCGTCGTAAACGATCGGCAGAAGACTTTCGGCGGCGAGCCGGTCCCCCTGATCGATCCGCAGCAAGAGTTGCGTCAAATCAGCCATGCGTAATGCCGCCGCGGTTCCCTTTCGAGGCCCACTGTAACTGCTGCGCCAGCCGCGATCCAGCAGATGCCACGCAGCAACGTGAAGGGTGGCCGGCGACCGAGTGAACACGGTCCACCAAGAATAAAGGCGAGAAATCGTGGGAAACTCCCTCAGGAATTTTCGGATTTCTTCGGCGCGGCGCCTCGCGAACGGCGGGGTGCCAGTCGGCGCATAAAAAAAGCCCCCGGAAAGGCAGAGTCCCAGGGGGGCAAAGGACTCCAACCTTTTCCGGGAGCGATTGGACGATTGTGCCGCGGCCCGGACTGTGAACGGGCCTCGGTTTACCATCCGCTGTACGAAGCCGCCCCGCGAGCATCCTTGCCGGCGATTTGGCGGTTCGCGCGGCCAACGCTTCTTGCGAAGGAAAAGCCGCACCACGTGGCTCTCGTTGTCTCATGGCGAGCGGGAGGGCCGGGCCGTTGGGGGCGGCTCGCAGCTTCCCGCTCGCTTGTGTTTCGCGTGGCAATGTTTGCCACGTGAGGCGGGGAAAATACGGAATGACCGGCGAGGGGTCAAGGCCGCTTTCGAGTCTTCACGAATTACTTTTTCTAGTACGGCAAAAAAGCAAGACCCTGCTGGCAGAAGACGACTGCGGACTCTGATGGCGGCGTGCTAAACTCAACGGAGAGGCGGTTTTTGCCTCGATGGTCACACGCCGCGCCCCCGCCGCCGGCGCTGATAGCACCACCACGCACCCACCCTGCATCGCGAAAGTTTTTTCACCGCATGTGCGGCATCGCCGGAGCCATCTGGACTGCTGAGGCCGAGCCCGTCGATGCCGCAACCCTCGCGCGCATGACCGATTTGCTCGCGCATCGTGGGCCTGACGATGCGGGAGCCTATGCGTCGCGCGTCGCCCTCGCCGCCGCCGCCGGCATGTCGGTGGCGCTCGGACACCGGCGTTTGTCGATCATCGACCTTGCCGGCGGCCATCAACCCCTCGCGAACGAAGACGAGACCGTCTGGGTTACCTTCAACGGCGAGATCTACAACTTCGCCGAGCTGCGGCATCGGCTCGAAGGCGCGGGGCACAAGTTCCGCAGCGCCACCGATACCGAGGTCCTCGTGCATCTCTACGAGGACGAAGGGATCGACTTTCTGCGGCACCTGAACGGCATGTTCGCGCTCGCCCTCTGGGACGCGCGTCGCGGCGAATTGATCCTGGCCCGCGATCGCCTGGGCGAGAAACCGCTGTTCTATCGTCGCGAGCCGGGCCGGCTGACGTTTGCCAGCGAGTTGAAATCGTTGCTGGCCGTGCCCGGCGCTCCACGCCGTCTCGATCCGCACGCGCTCGATTGCTATCTCGCGCTGCACTATGTGCCCCATCCGCAGTCGATCTTCGAGGGCTACGCGAAGCTGCCACCGGGACATTGGGCGCGCTTCGGCCGCGAGCGCTTCGAGACCGGCAGCTATTGGCAGCCCGACTTTCAGCGCGAGGTGGTACGCCCCTGGGCCGACGACGTCGGCACGTTGCGCACCCTGCTCACCGAGGCGGTCGAAATGCGCCTGGTGAGCGACGTGCCGCTGGGTGCGTTTCTCTCCGGCGGCATCGACAGCTCGATCGTCGTGGCCCTGATGCAGCGGGCGCGCGGCGAGCCGATTCGCACCTTCTCGATCGGCTTTCCCGTGCCGGAGTACGACGAGACGCACCATGCGCGCGAGGTGGCCCGGCATCTGGGCACGCGGCACGAAGAATTCCACGTCACGCCCGATGCTGTGTCGATCCTGCCGAAGCTGGTCTGGCATTACGACGAGCCCTTCTCCGACAGTTCCGCGATTCCGACCTATTACGTCTCGCAACTGACACGCGCGCACGTGACGGTGGCGCTCACCGGCGATGGTGGCGATGAACTTTTTGCCGGCTATCCCCGCTATCGTGCGGTGGCGCTCGGCGCCATGTTCGATCGCTTGCCGGCTCCGCTGCGGAGCATCCTGGCGGCGGAATTCTGGCAGCGTTTGCCCGCGGGCACGTCGCAGAAATCGAGGCTGCGCCGCTTCAAGCGACTCACCGGCGCGCTCGCGCAGTCACCGGGCCGGCGCTATTTCGATTGGCTCTCGGTGTTCAACGAACAGGCGCGGGCCGAACTCTACACCGACGAGTATCTCGCCACGCTGCCCGATGCCGATCCCTACGATTTCATTGCCGAGGCGCTCGCTCGCAGTTCGCGTCGCGATCCCATCACGGCAGCCAGCCTGGCCGACGCCCTGACCTATCTGCCGTGCGACTTGATGATGAAGGTCGACATCGCGTCGATGGCCAACAGTCTCGAGTGCCGCGCGCCGTTTCTCGATCACCGGTTGGTGGAGTTCGCCGCGGCGCTGCCGATCGGGCGCAAGTACCGGCGTGGCCGGGGCAAGCGGATCCTGCTCGAGGCGTTCGGCGATCTGCTGCCGCCGTCGATTTTGCGGCGCGGCAAGATGGGTTTCGGGGTGCCACTGGATCACTGGTTCCGTCACGAACTGCGCGACTATGCCCGCGAGGTGCTGCTCGATCCGTCGACACTCGGCCGCGGCTACTTTCGACCCGAGGTCGTCACGCGCCTGGTCGAAGATCACCAGGCTGGCCGCTTCGACCATAGCTATCGTCTCTGGTCGCTCTTGTTCTTCGAGCTCTGGCAGCGCGAATGGGTGGATGACACCGTGGCTGGGTGAGGGCAGTTCGAAATTCTGCTGCCTACGTCATCCCAAGCGCGAAGCGTGAGCGAGGGGCTTCTTGGAACGACGCTGATCCCAAGAAGCCCCTCGCTCACGCTTCGGGTTACGATTGTTTGGCGCGTATCCTGAAAACGGAGCGATTGAATTCGGAACTGCGTTGTGCCGTCGTGGTAGCAATTGGACCACGACGGCCCGACGAAGTCGGGACCGCCGGTGCGGCCTCGAAATGCGGGTGCCAGACTCGCGAGCCCCGCCTGTTCGTCGGGGCGTGGTGGTTTAGAATGGCTCGTTTCCGCCGGTCTCGCAGCACTCCGCCATGCCCATTCGCGTCTCCAATATCCGTCTTGGTATCGACGAGCCCGAGTTGGCCCTGCCGGCGCGTGTGGCGGGGGCGCTCGATGTGCGTCCGGCGGAGATCTCCCGCTGGCGAATCCTGCGCAAGAGCCTCGATGCCCGCGACAAGAGTGCGTTGGCGTTCGTCTACTCGGTTGAAGTCGCCTTGCCTGCGGATGAGCAGCAACTGGTCGCCCGCGCCGCGCGGAAGAGATCCACGCTCGAGGTGGGGCTTTATTCGGAGCCGACGTTCGACGAGCCGCGGCCGGGAAGCGAACCGCTCGAACAGCAGCCGGTGGTGGTCGGCGCCGGTCCGGCCGGACTCTTTGCCGCCTTCTTTCTGGCGCAGTATGGCTATCGCCCGATCGTGCTCGAGCGTGGGCGTTCGGTGCGCGAGCGCGTGCGCGACGTACAGGCTTTCGATGAAGGGGGCCCGCACGATCCCGAGAGCAACTACCTGTTTGGCGAAGGGGGCGCCGGCACGTTCAGCGATGGCAAGCTCACCTGCCGAGCCAGCGGACCCGACGTACGCCGCGTGCTCGAGATCCTGGCCGAGTCGAAAGGCAAGCCGTCGATCGTCTACGATCATCGGCCCCATCTGGGCAGCAACCGGCTGCCCGCCGTGGTGAAGGCCCTGCGGCAGCGCATCGAACAGATGGGGGGCGAGTTCCGCTTCTCGTGCCGCGTGGAAGACCTGGATCTCGCCGACGGGCAGGTGCGCGGTCTGGCGACCTCCTCTGGGCACATGCCCACCTCGGTGGTCGTGCTCGCCATCGGTCACAGCGCGCGCGACACGTACGAGATGCTCGTGGCGCGCGGCGTGCCCCTCGAGCAGAAGCCGTTTCAGCTTGGCCTGCGCATCGAGCAGCCGCAGGAACACGTGAACCGCGCGCAGTACGGCGCTGCGCGGCTGGAAGAACGCCTCGGAGCCGCCGATTACTCGCTGGTGGCGCGCGGCGAGCACAACGTGTTCACCTTCTGCATGTGTGCCGGGGGCTATGTCATGCCGGCGGTCTCCGAGCCGGGCTGCTTCGCCACGAACGGCATGAGCCTCTCGAAGCGCAACTCGCGCTTTGCCAACAGTGGGCTCATGGTCACGCTCGAACCGGCGTTCTTCGGCTCGTCACACGTGTTGGCTGGGGTGCATTTGCAGCGGGTCTTCGAGCAGCGGGCTTACGAACTGGGGCGCGGCGAGTATCTCTGCCCGATCCAGCGAGTGGACGATTTTCTCGGCCGACGTCCGACCAAAGATCGTCCCGCGTCGAGTTATCTCCGCGGACTGATCCCCGGCGACGTTTCGCCACTGATGCCCGAGCTGGTGGCCCGCGCGATGTATCACGCGCTGCCGATTCTCGACCGGCGGTGGCGCGGGCGCTTCCTGGCCGAGGCGACGCTCGTGGGGCCCGAGTCTCGCGGCAGCTCGCCCGTCCGTTTTCCGCGCGATGCCGCGACCTATGAAAGCACGGGCGCTGCGGGGCTTTACCCGATCGGCGAGGGGGCCGGTTATGCCGGGGGGATCGTGAGCGCCGCGCTCGATGGCCTGCGGGCGGCCCGGGCCATTATCAATCGCTTTGCACCCATCGAGCCCTCTCGTGCGTAGTAATGTCAAGACCGCGTCCGGGCGCGTAGAATTGCCGCAAATAGAGGGAGAATCGTGCAGCGGCCGGCTGGATTTTTGTGCCTGCCCCGCCCCCAGGATTTTTTGAGCTATGTTTCTTTTGGCGGCCATTCCGTAGTGTGAGTGGTCGCTGGGCCGAAAGGCCTGGTATGTGGGTGTACGGCTCGGATCCGCGTTCGCGGTCATCCTTTCCAAAGCCGGCCGGCGCCATGCCATACCAGGCGACTGCGACCCAGGCTGCGGCGCGACCGCCGCCGCAGGTCTCGACCGAACGTTGATTCACATCTTCTGATTTCTGCACCCGTTTCGGAATCCACACGATGATCTGCCAGGATTTGGCTGCGCGCATCGAGCGCTTTCAGCCCGAGGCCGTCCCTCGCGATGTGGCACGACTGTGCCTGTTGTTGGCCAACCACGTCGACAATCTGTCGGAATTGGACGACGACGAGCGGCTGGCCCGCGCCTGGCAAGAGATGGGCATTCGCTTGCAAGCGGCCACCGATCAGCACGCCGCCATGACCGAAGAGCTGGAGCAACTGGCCGGCTCTAGTCCCGACAGCTTCACGATCGACCAGATCTGGGTACTGATTCGCGCCATCAAGGTGCAGAGCCAGGTGCTGCAGCTCTACGTGGGGCACCCCCACGTGCAGGCCTGAGTTGCGAGTGCCCCCATCCCCGGCGCCACGGCATGCGATGCCATGCCGCGTAGCCGGCTTGTCAGGCCGGCGCCTTCTGTGGTGAAATGCCCCTAGCGGCATTCGATTCTGCCCACGGAGGGAGGCACTCGTGATCGTCGGAACCCCTAAGGAGATCAAACGCGACGAGTACCGCGTGGCGCTCTTGCCCGTCGGCGTCGAAGAGCTCGTCCGCGCGGGACATCATGTGCTGATCGAACGTGGCGCGGGGCTCGGATCCGGCATTACCGACGAGAATTATCTCGAGCATGGCGCCGAGTTGGTCGACACGGCCGAGGAGCTTTACGGCCGCGCCGAGATGGTGGTCAAGGTCAAAGAGCCGCTCGAGCCGGAGTTCGCACTGCTGCGACCGCAGCAGGTCCTCTTCGCCTACTTTCATTTCGCTGCCGACCGCAAGTTGACCGAGGCCCTGCTCGCCAGCCGAGCCACGGCCGTCGCTTACGAGACCCTGCGCGACGAGCAGGGGCGGCTCCCCTTGCTCACGCCGATGAGCGAAGTCGCCGGGCGCATGAGCATCCAGGAGGGGGCCAAGTATCTCGAACGCCCGCAGATGGGGCGCGGCATTCTGCTCGGCGGCGTGCCGGGCGTGGCCCCGGCCAACATCACGATCATCGGCGCCGGCGTGGTCGGTGCGAATGCCGCCAAGGTGGCCGCCGGCTTCGGCGCGAATATCGGCTTGCTCGACGTGAACCTCGACCGCATGCGCTATCTCGACGACGTCATGCCGGCCAATGTCGACGTGCTGTTCAGCGACCGTCATACGATTCGCGAGCAACTTTCTCGCGCGGATCTGGTGATCGGCGCCGTGCTGATTCCCGGCGCCAAGGCGCCGCAGTTGATCGTGCGTAGCGACCTGCAGGTGATGAAGCCGGGCGCCGTGATTATCGACGTGGCCATCGACCAGGGAGGCTGCGTCGAGACGAGCCGCCCCACGACCCACAGCGAGCCGACCTACGTCGTTGACGGCGTGGTCCACTACTGCGTGACGAATATGCCCGGCGCCGTCGGCCGCACGAGCACCTACGCCTTGTGCAATGTGACGTTGCCCTGGGCACTGCGTATCGCGTCACGCGGCATCCTGGCGGCGGCGACCGAATCCGCGCCGATTGCCCGGGCGATCAACATCATGGATGGCGAAGTCACGAACCGACCCGTCGCCGATACGTTCAAGCTGCGCTACAACTCGCGCTTCGAGCGGTGAGGCGACATCGAGCAACATATGTTTCTCACGTGGACGTGGAGTCGCGGAGAGGGTTTGGGGGGGAAGTTATTCGCAGATGCACGCAGATAGAGTTGTTTAGCAATCCACATCTGCGTGCATCTGCGGATAGCTACTGACTGGCAAGAAGATGAATCGATCTACGGAAGGAAGCGCTGATGCCCGTCGATGAGAAGACGCAGTTTCGCACGTTGCATTGGGAGGGGGATGTCGACGGGCATCTGGTGATGATCGATCAGACGCGGCTGCCGGTCGAGCTGGTCGAGATCGATTGCCGCGACGTCGACGCCGTGTGGGAGGCGATTCGTGCGCTGCGTGTGCGGGGCGCCCCGGCCATCGGAATTGCCGCGGCGTACGGTGTGTGCGTCGGTGTGCAGGCGGCGGCCGATGCCGACGAGGTGGGCTTCTTCGCGCGGCTCGACGAAGCGGCCACGTTCCTGGCCAGCAGCCGGCCCACGGCGGTGAATCTCTTCTGGGCGCTCAACCGCATGCAGCGCGTAGCAAAGGCCGCCCGCGGCACCATGACCGTGAGCGAGCTGCGCGCGCGGCTGCTCGACGAAGCCCACACGATCTGCGATGAAGATCGCGACATGTGCCGCGCCATTGGACGTCACGGCGCCGCGTTGCTCGCCGATGGGCAAGGCGTGCTCACGCATTGCAACGCTGGCGGATTGGCTACTGCCGATTATGGCACGGCGCTGGCCCTCTTCTTCGCCGCACACGAGGCAGGCAAGCGCATTCACGTTTACGCCGACGAGACGCGGCCGCTCTTGCAAGGCGCGCGACTCACCGCTTGGGAGCTGCAACAACGCGGCATTCCGGTGACGCTGTTGTGCGATTCGATGGCGGCTCAGGTGATGCGCGAGGGGAAAGTGTCGGCCGTCGTAACGGGCGCCGATCGCATTGCGGCCAACGGTGACACGGCGAATAAGATCGGCACGTACGGTGTGGCCGTGCTCGCCGCGGCACACAACATTCCGTTCTACGTGGCCGCGCCGACGAGCACGTTCGATCTGACGCTGGCTGACGGCAGCGCCATCCCGATCGAAGAACGCGACGCCAGTGAAATCACGCACGGCTTCGGCCGCCAAACCGCCCCGGCGGGGATCAACGTCTACAACCCGGCGTTCGATGTGACGCCCGCGCGGCTCATCAAGGCGATCATCTGCGAGCGCGGGGTGATCGAGCCGGTGACGACGGAGCGGATTGCGCAGATGGTTACCTGACAAGAGAGACTAATGTGGGTGTCATGCCCTCACCGGTACCCCGGGGTGGGCATGCGATCGATGTTTGTTGACAGGGGCAGAGTCTTCGATGGACGAAAACCCTTACAGTGCGCCGATACCCGCATCCAAAGCGGACGGGCCTGTGGTCGATCGTCCCGTCGTCGGACTGCGAAGCGGAAAGGCGGGCGATCTCCTACGCGTGCTAAGACTGCAAAGATATGCAGCGGTCATGCTCAGCCTCTGGATCCCGGCAGGCATTCTCAACGTGCTCGGAATATTGATCGACCGCAATCAAAAGATCGTTTCTGAATTCGTGATATCTGTCCCGGAATACTTGGAAATTACTTTCGGCGTTTTGGTCATCGCTGGCTTTTTGTTCTATGCAATCGTTTGGTTCGCGACAGTCTTGTTGAACTCATTCCTCACCGCGCGTTTCTATCATCCGCTGGTCGCTTTGCTTGCTGGATTGATCTCCGCGTATCCTGGGGCTGGCTTTGTAGTAACGCTGCTGCTCAACTTCAAGGCCCGCCGCGTGATGCGAGCGAATGGGATTCCACTCGGTCCGCTTTGGGCCAAGCGCACCGCATCCTGACTTTCTCAGGTTAAACCATTCCTGATTTGCATGAACCACATGTCCGGCAGTTCTATTCCCGGCATCACGAAGACATCCGGTGTCTGTGGGTGGTGATGCTTGCGTAGCTGGCACTCGGATCGCGGTCTGGACGCTGGAGGCGATGCGACGCCTGGGGGTGAGTGACGCAGCAATTCTCGCTAACTATCCTGGCCTGAGCGCGAATGACTTGGCCCACGTCTGGAGCTATGTCGCACAGCACACGCAAGAGATCGAAGAACAAATCGTGGAAAATGAAAACGCGTGAGAATCCCTAACGTGCGATCCATCATGATTTCAACAACAATGACGGCACGCCTTCTGCTGGCACTCGCCTTCATCGTTCTTAGCTCGCTACTGACAATACCGGCGGCCGCCTCCGAGCCGCCCAACTTCATCGTCCTCATGGCCGATGATCTCGGCGCGAAGGAACTCGGCTGCTATGGCCACCAGACGCATCGCACGCCGCAGCTCGATCGGCTCGCGGACGAGGGGATGCGCTTTCGCACTTGCTATGCCACGCCCCTCTGTTCGCCCACGCGCGTCCTGCTGATGACGGGGCGCTATGCGTTTCGCACCGGCTGGTTCGATTTGATCGGCCGCCCCTTCGCACCCACGCCCGACGATCCCCTTTTCGATCTCGGCTCCGCGCAGGTCACCTTTGCCGACGTGCTCAAGGAGCGCGGCTACGCCACGGCGCTCGCCGGCAAGTGGCAGCTCTCGGGCGAGGGGGAAAAGCTCGTCCACGATTGCGGCTTCGACGAGTACCTGATCTGGGCTTACAAGCACAACCTGCCCCCCGGCGTCACGCACACGGGCGCTTGGGAAAATGAACGCAATCAGAAGACCGCCCGTTATTGGAACCCCTGCCTATTGGAGAACGGCAAGTACGTGCCGACCACGCCCCAGGACTACGGGCCCGACCGCTTCTGCGATTTTCTGATCGACTTCATGCGCAAGAATCGCGAGCGCCCCTTCCTGGTCTACTATCCCATGTGCCTCGTCCACAGGCCGTGGGATCCCACGCCCGACTTGAAACGTCCCGGCCAGAAGACAAAAGGAGGACTCGCTACCAACGTCGAGTATATGGATCACGAAGTGGGCCGTTTCATGGCGGCGATCGAGGATCTCGGCCTGGGCGAACGGACCTATCTCTTTTTCGTCGGCGACAACGGCACCGCCAAAGATGGCAAGGGAACGGTGACCGAGCGCGGCGTGCGCGTGCCACTGATCGTGCGTGGGCCGGACGTGACGAAGGGTGCGGTGAGTGATGAGCTGGCGAGTGTCGCCGATATCTTTCCGACGCTGACCGAACTGGCAGGAGCCAGGCTGCCCAGCGACCGCGAGATCGACGGGGTGAGCCTGGTGCCGACGTTGCACGATCCGGCGGCGCCGCACCGAGAGTGGATCTTCAGCTACCTGACCGATCGCCGCATGCTGCGCGACAAACGCTGGCTGTTGGAAGGCAACGGCCGCTTCTACGACTGCGGCGACCATCGCGACCACCAGGGGTATCGAGAAGTGACCGACTCGCAGGATCCAGAGGTCGTGGCGGCGCGCGAGCGATTGGAGAAGCTGCTCGAGGAGTTGCCCGGGCCAGAAATCGACGGTGATCGTACACGTCGGGTAGAGGAACGCCGACGGGCGAAGAACAAGAACAACGAATAGCACCAACGCAGGTTATTGCGACGGCCACATCTGGCCAAACGTGTAGACCGTCACATGCTCGCGTGGACTGCCCGGTTCGGCGGCCAGCTTCTTGAGCTCTTCCCACTCGCCGCGGATCGTGCCGTCGAAGAACGCGCGAACCCAGGCTCGCATATCGGCGACCGTCTGCAAGTTGCCGGGGCGCTTCTCGTCGGTCATCCGGCCATCCCAGAAGGGCTCGTCGGAGAAATCGATGTGCTCGATGCCGGGCCGATCGAGGTAGACGCGGAGCGCGCCCCCTTCGATGGCGCCGAGCTTCTTGTCCCACACGCCCAGGATGCGCGCGATCTCGGCCTCGTATTCGGCTCTCGTGCGACCGATGCGTTGCAGTTGCTCCTCGGTGGGGGGCGGTGGAAGCGATTTCTGAATCCACAGAAACGGCGCCCGTCCGCTCTCCTCTTCTCCCTTCACCGGTTGAAAGCCATACACTTCGGCCACGCCGTCGATGTTCACCCCGCCGCGGATGCGCTCGTCGAGAATGCGCACCGTACCGGCGGCCTGACCGCCGCGCGAGTGGCCGACCGCCCCTACTCCCCGCGCCAGATCGAGCCGTCCGGCGAAGCGGCTGTCATTCTTGTTGAGTACCGTAAGCTGATCGATCACGAAGCTCATGTCGCGCGACCAATGCTCGATGCGCTCCCGGTAAAAGCGGCGAAACTCTTCGGGACTTTTCGGTTCGGGCCACCCACGTTCTTCCGGTGTGAGCTTGCCCAGCACGCGGCCGTCGGGCAGACGCACCCCTCGAGCGTTGTAGGGAGGATCGATGGCCGCCACGATCCAGCCGTGGCTGGCGAGATCTTCGACGAGCGTGTTATAGGTCGTCCCCTTCATGCCGCCGCCGGGCGCGAAGATCACCACCGGGTACTTCTCGTTGCCTGTCGGTAGTGCTGCGTTCTCAAGACTGTGCGCGCGCATCGATTTGATGCGTTCGATCTGATCGGGCTTCCAGGGCCCTTGCATCTCGTCAGCGTCGGGGACATAAGGGGCACGTTCGCCGGTCGCCGCGGGATCGGCCGGATAGTAAAGATGCACCATCAGCTCGCGCTTATCGAGCGGTGCGGCCGTCTCTAGCTCGTCGCGTGCGTCATCCTGCCAGTGAAAGCTCGTGCGGCCTGGCTTGTGCGGGCCGGTGGGCGCAGGCAGAAGTTCGTCCGCGACGGCAGCAGCCTGCAAAAGAACCAGGCCGAGCAAGGCCAGGCGAATTGGCGGCATGAAAGAATCTCCGGAGAGCGAAGGGATGCGGCATCCTGAAACGCGTCCGGATTATAGGCCACGCGTTACCATGTGGTATCGTGATCGCGTGATGTTCGCTGGGTGTCACCGGCGGAGCCAGAGTTTACGCCCCAGGCGGACTTGGAGAACTCGCGCCACACGAAATTAAAAAAGGCACGAGCCCGATGGGATCGTGCCTCGATCGCGGAAACGGTTGCGCAATTTCGCGGGCAGGATTGGTTCCAGGCCGTTGCTATTCGGCGGCGGCGTTCTTCGAGTCGAGCTCGACGATGCGGAACGTGATCACCGAGTCGTCGCGGTGGCTGCCGGCGGCGATCTTGCCGTCGTCGTTGCGGAAGATGTCGTCTCCCGACGTGCCGCGTTGGCAGTTGCAGTTGTGCAGATAGACGACGTGGCCATCCTCGAACAGCACGTTCTGGCCATCGCCGCCGTGGTTCGAGCTTTGATGTTCGCCCCGCATCTGGCAGGGGGCATCGGAGACGATGGCGAACGTCTCGCGATGGAAGTTGCGCGGGCTGTGGTAGCCCGACTTGTCGGTGTAGCCGGCCGTCGCACAGTAGTTGCCCGCGATGCTGCGGCAAACACTACGCAGGTGGTCGAGTCCGTACTCGTCGATCTCCTCGGGCGTGGGCAAGCGCATGCAGCGTTGCTCGGCGGTGGCCGACGAGGGGCAGACGAACGGTTGCGAGCCTTCGACAAACCCGGTGCGGGACAGAAGCGAGGCGAAGGCGGCGGGCACGGCACG
Coding sequences within:
- a CDS encoding sigma-70 family RNA polymerase sigma factor, encoding MADLTQLLLRIDQGDRLAAESLLPIVYDELRQLAASKLAREKPGQTLDATGLVHEAYLRLASGADPRQWQGRNHFFAAAAEAMRRILVDRARRHQAHKHGGGHTRVDLDLAVSVAGREAAADLLILDEALDRLAAKWPAKAELVKLRYFAGLTMPECAETLGVSIATAERHWAFARSWLYAELRDADAAAGDHSPLAG
- the mtnA gene encoding S-methyl-5-thioribose-1-phosphate isomerase → MPVDEKTQFRTLHWEGDVDGHLVMIDQTRLPVELVEIDCRDVDAVWEAIRALRVRGAPAIGIAAAYGVCVGVQAAADADEVGFFARLDEAATFLASSRPTAVNLFWALNRMQRVAKAARGTMTVSELRARLLDEAHTICDEDRDMCRAIGRHGAALLADGQGVLTHCNAGGLATADYGTALALFFAAHEAGKRIHVYADETRPLLQGARLTAWELQQRGIPVTLLCDSMAAQVMREGKVSAVVTGADRIAANGDTANKIGTYGVAVLAAAHNIPFYVAAPTSTFDLTLADGSAIPIEERDASEITHGFGRQTAPAGINVYNPAFDVTPARLIKAIICERGVIEPVTTERIAQMVT
- the asnB gene encoding asparagine synthase (glutamine-hydrolyzing); its protein translation is MCGIAGAIWTAEAEPVDAATLARMTDLLAHRGPDDAGAYASRVALAAAAGMSVALGHRRLSIIDLAGGHQPLANEDETVWVTFNGEIYNFAELRHRLEGAGHKFRSATDTEVLVHLYEDEGIDFLRHLNGMFALALWDARRGELILARDRLGEKPLFYRREPGRLTFASELKSLLAVPGAPRRLDPHALDCYLALHYVPHPQSIFEGYAKLPPGHWARFGRERFETGSYWQPDFQREVVRPWADDVGTLRTLLTEAVEMRLVSDVPLGAFLSGGIDSSIVVALMQRARGEPIRTFSIGFPVPEYDETHHAREVARHLGTRHEEFHVTPDAVSILPKLVWHYDEPFSDSSAIPTYYVSQLTRAHVTVALTGDGGDELFAGYPRYRAVALGAMFDRLPAPLRSILAAEFWQRLPAGTSQKSRLRRFKRLTGALAQSPGRRYFDWLSVFNEQARAELYTDEYLATLPDADPYDFIAEALARSSRRDPITAASLADALTYLPCDLMMKVDIASMANSLECRAPFLDHRLVEFAAALPIGRKYRRGRGKRILLEAFGDLLPPSILRRGKMGFGVPLDHWFRHELRDYAREVLLDPSTLGRGYFRPEVVTRLVEDHQAGRFDHSYRLWSLLFFELWQREWVDDTVAG
- a CDS encoding DUF433 domain-containing protein, with the translated sequence MSVGGDACVAGTRIAVWTLEAMRRLGVSDAAILANYPGLSANDLAHVWSYVAQHTQEIEEQIVENENA
- a CDS encoding NAD(P)-binding protein; amino-acid sequence: MPIRVSNIRLGIDEPELALPARVAGALDVRPAEISRWRILRKSLDARDKSALAFVYSVEVALPADEQQLVARAARKRSTLEVGLYSEPTFDEPRPGSEPLEQQPVVVGAGPAGLFAAFFLAQYGYRPIVLERGRSVRERVRDVQAFDEGGPHDPESNYLFGEGGAGTFSDGKLTCRASGPDVRRVLEILAESKGKPSIVYDHRPHLGSNRLPAVVKALRQRIEQMGGEFRFSCRVEDLDLADGQVRGLATSSGHMPTSVVVLAIGHSARDTYEMLVARGVPLEQKPFQLGLRIEQPQEHVNRAQYGAARLEERLGAADYSLVARGEHNVFTFCMCAGGYVMPAVSEPGCFATNGMSLSKRNSRFANSGLMVTLEPAFFGSSHVLAGVHLQRVFEQRAYELGRGEYLCPIQRVDDFLGRRPTKDRPASSYLRGLIPGDVSPLMPELVARAMYHALPILDRRWRGRFLAEATLVGPESRGSSPVRFPRDAATYESTGAAGLYPIGEGAGYAGGIVSAALDGLRAARAIINRFAPIEPSRA
- a CDS encoding sulfatase-like hydrolase/transferase: MISTTMTARLLLALAFIVLSSLLTIPAAASEPPNFIVLMADDLGAKELGCYGHQTHRTPQLDRLADEGMRFRTCYATPLCSPTRVLLMTGRYAFRTGWFDLIGRPFAPTPDDPLFDLGSAQVTFADVLKERGYATALAGKWQLSGEGEKLVHDCGFDEYLIWAYKHNLPPGVTHTGAWENERNQKTARYWNPCLLENGKYVPTTPQDYGPDRFCDFLIDFMRKNRERPFLVYYPMCLVHRPWDPTPDLKRPGQKTKGGLATNVEYMDHEVGRFMAAIEDLGLGERTYLFFVGDNGTAKDGKGTVTERGVRVPLIVRGPDVTKGAVSDELASVADIFPTLTELAGARLPSDREIDGVSLVPTLHDPAAPHREWIFSYLTDRRMLRDKRWLLEGNGRFYDCGDHRDHQGYREVTDSQDPEVVAARERLEKLLEELPGPEIDGDRTRRVEERRRAKNKNNE
- the ald gene encoding alanine dehydrogenase — its product is MIVGTPKEIKRDEYRVALLPVGVEELVRAGHHVLIERGAGLGSGITDENYLEHGAELVDTAEELYGRAEMVVKVKEPLEPEFALLRPQQVLFAYFHFAADRKLTEALLASRATAVAYETLRDEQGRLPLLTPMSEVAGRMSIQEGAKYLERPQMGRGILLGGVPGVAPANITIIGAGVVGANAAKVAAGFGANIGLLDVNLDRMRYLDDVMPANVDVLFSDRHTIREQLSRADLVIGAVLIPGAKAPQLIVRSDLQVMKPGAVIIDVAIDQGGCVETSRPTTHSEPTYVVDGVVHYCVTNMPGAVGRTSTYALCNVTLPWALRIASRGILAAATESAPIARAINIMDGEVTNRPVADTFKLRYNSRFER